A genomic window from Spodoptera frugiperda isolate SF20-4 chromosome 29, AGI-APGP_CSIRO_Sfru_2.0, whole genome shotgun sequence includes:
- the LOC118268460 gene encoding transcription factor SPT20 homolog produces MRPMLALILFSLFSLSLAGDTTTESYNEQFNTIEPKPSVRLDPYIRKALLKALSELEESTTGTELLDGTTGLDSDSYTTGEEAPEAQTDKEGIQIHSFIVNGQAAFTNNSTNVPTIVDNNISILSTTAGNVESQVTATLPTSAPFPEIFQTKGDNNLLQTRSIASASKSSTENSASIKKPTIKPITSTTTTTTTTTTTTTTTPKPTHNEDGENIEEVDKRDVQVYQAPLVAAFTVHQDPQGLPKKVIPLYQQTSSQNFMRPLPVTNLASGVLHSQPLGSIIPSVNLNQIPQSDYINQQILLQRQLEEKQRILEEQLRFLQQQQRQQEELLRKQQFLLQQKEAQRQQILLNSQKFQAQSSVNNFQVQKNIPQNQFVNAPIRSNGQVTIQPSVPLEASSTVTNQQLPNREAVDFLIHLHSQQPDQFPLQENHLPQGISNFLHPTSGQNFHQGLNFNQVRGVNDQFGQQKQNHRVFRQDSGVGNFGLNNQNYNTFNTFNPIHTNRFFPINGRVNYNNADAELKQLLAQNGLHGRNQEDLNIVSKVLSLNHGVAVTNNISNRLAYDSRRHVRPLI; encoded by the coding sequence ATGCTGGCGTTGATACTATTTTCTCTGTTCTCACTGAGTTTGGCTGGAGATACTACTACTGAAAGTTACAATGAGCAGTTTAACACGATAGAACCAAAACCATCGGTACGTTTGGATCCATACATACGAAAAGCCTTACTTAAAGCTCTCAGTGAACTTGAAGAGTCTACCACAGGAACTGAACTTCTTGATGGAACCACAGGCTTAGATTCAGACAGTTATACTACCGGAGAAGAAGCACCTGAAGCTCAGACAGATAAAGAAGGGATacaaattcattcatttatagTCAACGGACAAGCCGCTTTTACTAACAATTCCACCAACGTACCCACCATAGTTGACAACAATATATCTATATTGAGCACTACGGCAGGTAATGTTGAAAGTCAAGTCACAGCGACTTTACCAACATCGGCTCCATTTCctgaaatatttcaaacaaaaggtgacaacaatttattacaaacaagaAGTATAGCTAGTGCCTCTAAATCTAGCACTGAAAACAGTGCCAGCATCAAAAAACCGACAATTAAACCCATAacttcaacaacaacaacaacaacgacCACGACTACTACAACGACCACTACGCCGAAACCGACCCACAATGAAGACGGAGAAAATATTGAAGAAGTCGATAAACGTGACGTTCAAGTCTATCAAGCACCTTTAGTTGCGGCCTTTACAGTTCACCAGGATCCACAAGGTCTACCGAAAAAAGTAATACCACTTTATCAACAAACATCTAGTCAAAACTTTATGAGGCCGCTACCTGTTACGAATTTGGCATCTGGAGTTTTACATTCTCAACCTCTAGGTTCAATCATTCCAAGTGTAAATTTGAATCAAATACCCCAATCAGATTACATAAACCAACAGATATTATTACAAAGACAACTCGAAGAGAAGCAAAGAATTCTTGAGGAACAACTACGATTCTTACAACAGCAACAAAGACAACAAGAAGAACTTCTaaggaaacaacaatttctttTACAACAAAAGGAAGCACAGCGACAGCAAATTCTTTTGAATTCTCAGAAGTTCCAGGCACAGAGTTCTGTTAATAATTTTCAAGTCCAGAAAAATATTCCTCAGAACCAATTTGTGAATGCGCCAATAAGATCTAACGGTCAGGTAACTATTCAACCCAGTGTACCATTAGAAGCGAGTAGCACAGTTACAAACCAACAGTTACCAAATCGTGAAGCTGTCGATTTTCTCATACATCTGCACAGTCAACAGCCTGATCAGTTTCCATTACAGGAAAACCATTTGCCTCAAGGAATCAGCAACTTTCTACATCCCACCTCAGGTCAAAACTTTCACCAAGGATTAAACTTTAATCAAGTTAGAGGTGTCAACGATCAGTTTGgccaacaaaaacaaaaccatcGGGTATTCCGACAAGATAGTGGTGTCGGTAATTTTGGTTTGAATAACCAAAACTATAATACATTTAACACTTTTAATCCAATTCATACGAATCGTTTCTTTCCTATAAATGGCCGTGTCAACTATAACAACGCTGATGCCGAATTGAAACAACTGCTCGCTCAAAATGGTTTACACGGCAGGAATCAAGAAGATTTAAACATTGTATCAAAAGTTTTATCATTGAATCATGGTGTGGCTGTAACTAACAATATCTCTAATAGATTAGCCTACGACAGTCGGAGGCATGTAAGGCCGCTTATTTAA